A window of Adhaeribacter arboris genomic DNA:
CGGCCAAGAACCAGGTAGCATTGGGTTTTACGCCTACTTCCCGGAACAAGGTAGAAAGCAGCACGCCGGTCCATTCGCTTTGGCTGGTTAAACCGGCAATTTCCTGGGGCGTTATTTTACCGGCCGGGTTACTCCGGAAATTGCCCGAACATTCTAAAAAGCAAATCCGCGAAAAAGCCGGGAACCGCTTTAAATCTTGTAAGGTGAATTTCATGGGCTTTTCCACCAATCCGTGAATATACAATTCGTACTCTTCCGGGTTAATGGTGGGCACACCGCCGTGGTGCCGTTCGTAATGCAAGTCGGCGGGCGTAATGGTGCCGTACAAATCCTGCAAAGGCGTGCGCGAGGACGTGTCGGAGGGTTTCCGGACCGGCTTTTCGTACCCCGACCGGGTGCCTAATTCACTAGGCAAAGGCCCTTGTTTTTTAGTAGGATCATCTGGTATTACGGCGGCTTCCGGTATGGCCGCCTGCACGGTTTTCCCAACTGCAGTTTGTACCAATACTACCGCCGCAGTTGCCGCTCCGCCCAACAATTGCCGGCGACTCAGCGGTTTATGAAACAAAGGCGTATCTTCCGTTTCCGACTTCACTTTTATTATGTTTTTTAAATATTTTTAAATTTTCAGCTTGCTACAAACTTTGTAAGAGTTTGATTTAACGAACTTCCGGACCACCTTTTCGGTCGTCGGGCACAAAAAGCTTTTGCGCCGGCATCACTACTTTGGGTAAAGTTTCGGCGTTCATGAAGGCTTCCGCGGGAATAATTTTATTCGCGTTGAGCAGAAAAGCCGTTAAGGCATACACTTCTTCGTTGGTTAAAGAACCGGGAGCGTTAAACGGCATGGCCCGGCGAATGTAGTCGAACAAGGTGGTGGCGTAAGGCCAGTAATTGCCAATAGTTTTTTCTTTATTATTCTCGGTTCCGGCAGCATCGGTTTCCACAACCGAAACCAGGCGGTTATTAGGTCCTTCCACTCCGGTTTTTCCGTGACACGCCGCACATTTCACGGCGTAAACGGCCTTACCGGCCAGTACCGTTCCGGAGCCGCCAGGTAATCCTTTGCCATCGGGCCGCACATCTATGTCCAATAAGGCTATTTCCTGAGCAGTGGCCGGTTTCCCAAAACCAAAGCTAGTCGGCCAATTTTCTGAATCAGCTTTTGTTACTTGGGTTGATGGAACAACAGCAGTGGCAGAAGATTTATTTGCTGTTGGGGAACGGGTACAGGCTGCTCCTAGCAAAATCAGTCCGGTTAAAAGCCAGTTGAAGCCCGAATTTTTTAAAATTTTTAAATTTTTCATTAACTGTTTAGGAGGATAGCTTGCTTTTATAACCAAGCTAGTTTTTAATACAATTTTCTGCTTTTCCGTGGTTAAATAATTGACGCTGCAAACATTAAGTTTCATCTTGAATATCACTTAGCTAAGTTTTCTGATATTATTTGCTTCGTCAACTCTTGATGTTCTCCTAATTCCAACTTATTTGTCGGATTTAAACAAACACAAGCCAGTAGCAGCCGTAACAAGAAGAGTGAATCATTTATTTTCCACTTAAAAGTTATAAGCCATGACCAAAGGACACAATAAAGACATGCACGAGGATGAAAATACATCTCAAACAAACAAAGACAAAGGCCAAAGCACCAAGCTGAAACACTCCAAAAAAGACGACAGCCCGAACCAGGGCCGCCATGCCAACCCGGACCAAAGCGGTGGTACCAAAGGAGCCAACAGCATTTAAATTTAAAAAATTTGTTTTAAACCCAAGAATCTAGTTTATTCTGGTTCTTGAGCTATTTTTAAATTATTTAAAGTTTTACAATCTTGGAGGTAGTCCCCCTTTGGAGGGGGTAGGGGGAGAATTTATATATTTGATAATTTAAAACAAGTTTTAATCCATGCAGCTTTCCAGAATAAGGCCTTTTATTGATCACGTTAATTTATCCTCCCCCTACCCCCTCCAAAGGGGGACTTCTCTCCTGGATCAAAAATAAAAGTAAATTGTTACTTACCGCCGAATAAAACAAAAGCAATTACCAGCGTAATGAAAATGTTAAAAGTTTGCGCAATTAAAAAGGCGTAAAGCGGTTTCTTGCTTTGCTTGTTAAATAAATCAGCAAA
This region includes:
- a CDS encoding c-type cytochrome; protein product: MKNLKILKNSGFNWLLTGLILLGAACTRSPTANKSSATAVVPSTQVTKADSENWPTSFGFGKPATAQEIALLDIDVRPDGKGLPGGSGTVLAGKAVYAVKCAACHGKTGVEGPNNRLVSVVETDAAGTENNKEKTIGNYWPYATTLFDYIRRAMPFNAPGSLTNEEVYALTAFLLNANKIIPAEAFMNAETLPKVVMPAQKLFVPDDRKGGPEVR